The following are encoded together in the Paraburkholderia sp. BL10I2N1 genome:
- a CDS encoding PqiC family protein, with amino-acid sequence MSFSAHASLRAVTLTVALALSACASAPVHYYTLVSPAAQPASAQPAAPFAIDVLPVGVPAELDQQAMVIRQGDSGVAVLDGERWAAPLGDQLRAALSTQLVRRLGTQDVAGLTRPINQPVLGIRLQIRRLDAWPGHAVQLEADWSLGFAQDPNGVRLTCHTQLQEAAPGGYADLVRAQQLAIASLAGRIADDARGWAQSRQHGCTPQA; translated from the coding sequence GCGCTGGCCCTGAGCGCCTGCGCGTCGGCGCCGGTGCACTACTACACGCTGGTTTCCCCGGCAGCACAGCCCGCTTCGGCCCAGCCAGCCGCGCCGTTCGCGATCGACGTGCTGCCAGTGGGCGTTCCCGCCGAGCTCGACCAGCAGGCGATGGTCATACGGCAGGGCGACAGCGGCGTTGCCGTGCTCGACGGCGAACGCTGGGCCGCACCGCTGGGCGATCAACTGCGCGCCGCGCTATCCACCCAGCTGGTGCGGCGCCTGGGCACCCAGGACGTGGCCGGTCTCACCCGGCCGATCAATCAACCGGTGCTGGGCATCAGGCTGCAGATCCGGCGCCTCGACGCCTGGCCGGGGCACGCGGTGCAGCTCGAGGCTGACTGGAGCCTCGGTTTCGCGCAAGACCCCAACGGTGTCCGCCTGACCTGCCATACGCAGCTGCAGGAGGCGGCGCCGGGTGGTTACGCGGACCTGGTGCGCGCGCAGCAACTCGCCATTGCGAGCCTGGCCGGCCGCATCGCGGACGATGCGCGAGGCTGGGCGCAGTCGCGCCAGCATGGCTGCACGCCACAGGCCTGA